The genomic stretch CAAAGGAATGATGTCAGCAGgacatttgttttccatttctcacCTCCAAAtgctatattaaaatatttgacaGTCATCAAAACATGCATTAAGCTCACAACTATTAATTTTCCAGTCCATTTAGCTGTTATACTTAGCTTGCAACAACTCAAATAATTTGCTATCATGCCTAAGTTTAAAACAGTACACTAGTCTTTAGCTAGGAAAATGAATTTCCCTCATCATATTGCTTAATCACAGagcttaaaagcaaagaaaacctcAAACCAAGGTCAGGAAAAGTCTCTGAATAAATAAGTTGGGCCTCTGACAACTTTATCTTTCTATGTTCAAAGAAGGAAATAGATTTGCAGTGTGTGCTTAAGTCTTTAAAAACAGTATAAACCTTGAGCGTTTAAGGAGTTTACACTTTCCAATATTTGACTGCACGtctgagtagaaaaaaaaatatggggaAAGCAAGCTTAACAGTTATCTTCAAATACTTATTGTCTAAGAATCTTACCAGGAAGTCAGGACTAACATGCTTACAGGGAACAGTAATGTCCTGTTAGTCTTGAAAGCATTAAACAGTGGTGATATCACAAGACCAAGgatagctttattaaaaaaaaaaaaaaacctttatgaaTTTGTTCTACACTGATAAGAATTCTAGTcagcatattttcaaaattaaaatatcctGCTGGAATTCAGTGAAGCTGACAATTTCATCTGAGCAGTGTCATAATGATATGCTTTTTTATGTCAAGAATCAGAAGTGATTATGATTAGAGTGATTTTAATTAGGTTTCTATCCCTTCATAAAATCTTGGTAGAACTTGGCACTGGTTATTAAGACTAACCATTTATTTTCAATCAGGCTTCACTTTAAATTTAACAttcacaaaatgaaacaaaaaatctaAAACCTAAATATATGTTTCAGTTGTATGTTGCTTCATATGTCCCACAGTATTTTATTTGTATAACATAAGGAGAAACATTCATGTTTACATTCTCTATACAGTATACAGCCATAAATTGTCATGGACAACAGGCATATCTTTGGAGCAGTGCCTGTCTCATTAAACAGAATATCCAAATATCAACTAAATGATTCTCAATAAACACAATATGAAACACTACTACTAGCCACCTCTTCACCAAAGATAGAGAATCAATTTACCATCACCATACTtcgaaatattttcaaaatacgAAACATCCAGCATGATGTAAAGAGTACTTCTGTTTTCAGCTATGCTTTCAGTCCTAAAGTTTCATTCCACTAAAGTCTGATTGGCTTGGGGCGCAGGACAAGTGAATAGTTTACTACCTCATCATCACCACTGTAGAAAAATTCCCTACAAAACACTAACCCTCTTTCCCCAGTGGTTTTCCCCACATGAAAATTGCATAATGGTTAGGAGAAATTGAAGGACTCCAATGTCTACAGCCAGGTCACAGTTCAGAAATAAACTGCTTTCATAGCTCAGTCAGAAGTAATTCGGTCCAAAAGATCTAGCCCAAAGTCATGAACAGTCTTGTACCCTAAATAAGGTAAGTAAAACAAGCTGTAGGTGGAATGGCATGCTTCACCTTAAAATAAACCAAAGCGTAGAGGGACAAACCATTTAAGGTTGGTAGGCCTTGAAGTGATGGCTAACTGGGATCAATTGAAGAAATTAATATCAATTACTATAAGGGGCCCAAACACCACTGGGCGGATTTCCACGCTAGAGACACtactaactttttttcttcttcagtatgACCAGTACCAGTCTCCCAAACAGCTAGGAACAAGCTAATACAGACAAGTGACCAAATTCTCAGGCAAGCAAGTACAGAGGTTcatgaattaggaaaaaaagtgtgGAAAAGTAACATCTGTGGCTAAAACTGAAAGTAAGTTAAGGATTTACCCCTCCCCCCAACCACAGGAAAACAGAAGTACAAAACTGTCAGAAGTAACGGGCTTAGCATTAATAAAATGGAATTTGTTTCCCCCTCCCATAAATACATAGGTGTTAGAGCAACTCAGCGTCTTTTGGCATGATCACATCAAAAACAATTTAACTTTGTCATTTAACTATGATATAACAGTTTAACtgctttatatttgttttctgttaagtACATTTCTCCATCTTACCCTGAGGGAAATTATAAACAGtaccataaaataaaaatcagttctgtgaTGATAATTTAGTCTAATGAACTTAAGCCCTGTcgtttttaaataacttttactTACATTTGTAGAATCTGGCAGCAACATAACCTGCCGGAGTTCCAAGCAGTACCCACAAGACTACAGCACAGGTCATTAGAGCTCCCCGGTTAGCAGGTGACAAAAATCCCAGGCAAGCAAAAACTATGAAGCAGATACACACAATTTAGAACTTAATTATATATTTGATTTAAAGCTAGTACATcagttattttcttaaaatctaCCTATATTAAGTTGTATATTAAGTTGTATATCTACTGTACCAGCTCAGCTGTTTCTAATCTTAGTCTTCTAAAAAATTTCTAGACAAAAAAGAAACTACCATTTTTATTAGTGCCACGCAATGAACAGTGAGAGATCCTTTGTACTCAACTATCTCCTCCCCCACTATATTACTTACATAGAGTAACAAAAGTCATTATTAAGATCTGTGTGCCAGAGCCTAGAAAAACAGATAGCAGCATTCCTTTTCTTGGGGGCCTGAAAATATCACCATGAACCAGTTTCCAGCCAAATTCCTCCTGAGCATCTTCCTGTAAAGCAAATACACTATTTTAATATAATGGATCACCATTTAAATAGCctgctacagaaaaatatttagctGAAAAAATTATACTCCAAATACATTTTAGGAGGTACATTCCAGACTTACAGTAGAATCCATCTGATTGTATCTTGCAATGTCTTTATGCAGCGTCCTCAACATAATCATAGCTACCATTccagacagaaaaagaacaatCACCAGGGAATTCATTAtactgtattaagaaaaaaaattcaccatTAAAATTCCAATGTGAAAACTCTTCAGGACAGAACATTTGAATACAAACATCTTTCCTCTCACCTAAACCACTGAATGTGAGTGTGAGGCATGGATTCCAAAATATAATCCCATCTTGATGCCCatcttatatttttttcttcctgaaagagtAAATGTCTCGGTTTCAGACAGAGTCAGTCTCCAACCTAAATTTACAAGTCATTATTCATGTAAAGCAATCTTCAACCATATGACAAATTAAAACTTTCATTTTACAAGGCTTAAAGTGGATAGTTTAATAGTAACTGCCTAAAACAAACCTAAGATTTGACCACAGAAtctagaagaaaatgttttctaaatagtATCGAGTACCTGTATTTAAGGACATAAAGCCATATTAAATTAATTTAACCGTGCTTCCTCCCTTCAAGAATTGCATCAATTCATCTGGAATTCAAACAACCATCAGCTCTAATATTAAAGAATATTAGTTTTTTAGCAAACCTAAGTCAATACCATAGACCAAGTGCTTGAGAGACCGAGTGCTGCTACAGGAGTACCAAGCCTAGCTTTCTACTTTTCTAGTAGTGCCCCATCCAAATTACCCTTTGCTTTAGTACAACATTGTTTCAGCATCAAATTTTATTTACCAGTTACCACTCCAAATACAGTCAGCTTATACTGCAAGACAGGTGGGGAGACAATAGTAAAATGTCTACGTAGTcagtaaaggaaaggaaattattCCTTTATGTATTTCAACTCATTATACAGACTGAATATTCATTGATCAGAAATGCTTCAGAgcgtgcattttttttgttttacttttcagaGTAGACatgaaaaaatggaataaatagtGCTGATCATCTGATGATTGCTATTAAACAAACCATAAATACTAAAATCAATGAATAAAAATATCTAGGTGTTTTGCTGACAAGGTGTTATTTCAATAATTTGTAATACACAAGAGCCTGCTTCCCAGTAAACCCAGTTTGTAAAAACATAAAAGCCAGTGGGTTAGAAAATTTAGCAAGACCAAATACGTAGGTCATTGCAAAACCTACGTCTCAATGCAAGTAACAAATTTCTAAATTACATCAATGACTTTAGGATAAAACCACATTTTTCCCCATACCTATACTGGCTCTTTTCCCTCTTCCTGAGATGACCTGATCTGCCAACCTGATGAAATGTCAGAGAAAGACCTCAAAGTGACATGATATTGTGCACAAGACAGtaaaacacacacagagctggATACATCATTTTCATAAGAGAAACAATATAATAGAGGAAAGCTAGGTTCACTCTTTAATTAACAACTTCTCATAGGTTTCCAAGACATACTCATTTTTTAGTATACAAATCAATTTCAGCATCATGACTGATGCAACCTCTCTAAATATAACAATTGTCATAAGTAATATAAccccttttaaatatttttcttaatttatcaTATTTTGCACTTTGCCATGTAATCCAGTACATTACTAGAGTCAAGAACTACCATGGTAAACTTCAAAACACTACAACagcttataaaagaaaaaaaatggctcaTGTCCGAGTAGGCGTGGCAATGGACCGACATTACAAGAGCACTGCTTTACTGCATACTGATGACAGCGGCAGTAGTTTCCACACAAACTCAGCATTACCTTCCAACTAACTTTAAAGATCAAACATTTCGTCTCCATTTCACCATAGCTGAACTGAATGATATAGCAAGCTTGAAGTCTAGAAATAGGGAAGAAACATGAACAGTCTTTCTCTGACAATGGCCTATCATTTTAGAAAGGCACCATCGACCTTGCAATAAACACAAGAAAATTGTTAAAATagctaaacaaaattaaaaggtcccctgttgatatttttaattgcCAAGATTCTGATGAAAAACCGTAACAAGACAAAAAAGGTAAGAAGTAGACTCCTTCATCCTCAGAAGgatcacagaatcattgaggttggaaGTAACAGCTGTGATAGCTGTGTGTAAACTATCCCTTCAATACATAAACAAGGAGTCAACAAGTCCAATTAGTTACAGCCTTCACTCGTTAGCTCTCCATTTGCATTTTTGTGGTCTTAGACTAATAGtttgcaaaacagtttttcagcAAATTCCATTAAAAAGTACATCTGTCTAGTTTGTCACCAGAATGAGATATATTCAAATATTGCTCCCTGCAGTTGTATAATATAGTGCTCCCCTGCTTTTAAAtagagagcaaacaaacaaagaataCCAGCTTCCTACTCTCTGGCAGATTTCCAGCGGAGGAAGACCTTGGAGAAAAAAGCTTTTgtagcaggagagcagaaaatgacCAGCTTCCACCTGCCTACCACACTAATTTGCTGAAACCTGTAATTTCTCAGGCTTAGAGCTTGGATTGGGAACTAATCTACCAGACAACCTAGGTAGACATGCAAAGTATAATTCTTTCAAAAACCGTACAGGATTTTTAAGTTTAGTGGGGGTTTTTATGCAAAATTTAAGTCATGCAGTTAAACCTCAAGTCATATTTGACATTCtagatcaaattaaaaaaaaagaacttttgaaTGACGAACTTgctattctgaaataattttagtTATCCATCTCTTATACTTAAGGTAATTAATGTAAGTGCTTTGCTATTAAGGGACAGCTAACACAAAAAAGCTTAACACTCACATGAAAAGTAACCGAGTACGTGTAAGCAATTTTGACCTCTCCATTAGCCTTATTACTTATATCCATAGGTACTCCTGAGCAGTCAGGGTTGTCTGGATGAGTATGCTTGTAACTGTgggaagaaaaacacaagatGAAAGCTGTTTGATTGATAACACTATTAAGTAAGCATTTATACAAGTTCACACAAGTATCAGCCTCATTCAGGTCTCTTCCCTTAAATATAAAAATTGTCCCTAACAGTTATTGAGTTTGAGAACTCGCAAGGAACGTATCAGAAGTGCAGAAATTTTTGCCATCGGAACTTTTTAAACACAAGCTGTCActtctaaaaaaaatcctatagaaCGCAGTCTCAAAAACAGAGCACCAAAATTAAAGAAGCGTGAGTATGCTTAAGAATCCTCAAACAAAAAGTCACAATACAATGGAATTACTAACTTCTGTCGAAACAGTTAGGTggcagaaaaataatattttgatcaTGATACTGGAGCAACAATGCAACAAGCCCAGTTATACTAAGAatacaagagaaaagaaagataagaTGCCAAGAAGTGATAAAACAGACATCAGTTGTCGAAAAGCCATATAGACACCAGAACAATGAACTAATATAGTTGTGAAATCTTTCTATTCAAATCTTCATTGATAAAGACATCAAACGTTGCACTCTGATAACTCCTGCCTCAGGCACTGAATTCGATCGCAAGGTAAAATGTTCCCCAGTTGAGAAATGAGGGTTGCTTCACTGAATGCATAGGACCTCCAGgttctgttttatcttttttggtCAGAATAGGAAATAGTGCAGAAGGATCTATGGAATTCAGAACAAAATTACGTTAGACTGTCCTACATCTGATTGCATAATCAATAGGAAAACTAACCTACCAGTCACATATCTAAAAGCATTTCTGACTAGCAACAGGTCCCAGCACTGAAGCAAGTATCTTGGGGTGGACCACTGTTTGATGACAAATTGTTCCTGAACACTAACCTTTTTGGTTCAAGTTTAGCAGCAACTAGTCTTGCTCCCAGAGCTTCATTTTCCACAGCATGGTAATATATTTTTATGTCAACATGGTTGAAGATATAAAATGTATCCTTTTCATGAAATTCTGACTGCagtgataaaacaaaaacaacaaaaaaagttaatCAGGAAGATAAAAACATCTAAAGCCTTGGGCAGAAGcttataaaatggatttttagaCCGCATACAGTTTTCTTGTCAGGAAGGCCCCCTACAAGATGAATATGGGATTCTGAGAACACAGTGAAGTGCTTCCCTGCATTTAAAAGGCAAAGCAGAAAGTTAATAATAAGAATTGTTTACTATAGTTGAAAAGTAGACAAACTTTAGCTGATCCATTTCAATAACTGAAGATGTTCCATTTTACCCAATGGAAGTAGAAGCTGAATAGGACAAGTCACGCGACAACTTTCGAATAAGTGTTTCATAAACAATTAACTATCTTAAAACATTGTGTATTTTTCTCATAGATTAAACGGAAACCTTCTAAGATAAAGAATGCAAGTAACTCTCCACTGTGACAGAATCACCTTGATACTTCAAAGCAAATATGCACATGGAAGAATTGCAAGCAGCAGCTAAAAATGCTGAATATAAATATCAGGTGAAGGGACACATCAGCTTGGAATTTCGTCAGTTAAACAAGAATTTAAATCACAAAAACTATGTCTACCGAAGTTCAGTTAGTACTTCGCTTCTTCAGGGTTCtatcccccccacacccctttcTTCAAAGGGCCCTAACTGTAAGGGTGATTAtagaaaaaaagtattcttctACAGCTCTTCAATTACTTgtcttttatcttattttattacTATCTTTTATCTTATTACTTCCTTTTATCAAAGCCAAAAATATTTAAACGAGGTTAGAAGAATATTGTCAGATTGTATATTTGATCACAAATGTATTTCCAACATCAATTCATGTTGGAGTCTCTGAAATTGATTAATTATGACAGGAAAGGAAGCGAGGTCAGGAACTGCAGGAACTGTCTTCTTTGGGAAGGTTCATGAAGTGGGAAAAGCTAAAACCTATTTCAGGTTCTCTGTCAGCCCTCTGTAAAAGAGGTCTGGGGTAATCTGAGGACAAGACTGAATTTTCTAACGTGTTATCTCCACAAATCTTGCAGTACATTTATCTGGGACTCCTCCAGTTATTCACTAGATCTTTCTTCCTCGCAGGAGTACAGGTCACTCAGGATTCTTGTATTCGGCCTTCTGCATTAGCCCACCCAGTTTTAGGGAAAGCAATCCTTCAAGAAGTATTAATTTTCATGTAAAGGAACACAAATATGTCTATGCAAACCTGCTTCCAAGAAAACACTTCTATCCCACGAAAATGTAAGGCCCAAGACTTCTTCAGGCAATGAAGGATaacatgtttttcttctcctgcacaCCCTACACATACTAAAGGCTATGCATGTTCCTATCTCCCCCCTCcatctttttcagcttttctctaCTACACAAAGAGGAGCCAAAGTTCTCAGCTTCTTCTAAACAGAAGAGGCTTACAAGTTGTAGTATTTTCCGCGATAACAAAACACTTGCCCAATTTTAGGGAATAAGTGTTCTTAAGATTGTGAGGACTCACCACAGAAACAGGACACAGGACAAATGCCAATCTTTAAGTTAGTaaaaaaaaatggacattttttaaaaaaataaaagaattttgtAAACATACATTAATAACACAGGCATCTTTTGGACGGCCATCTTCCGTAATGTAACAGCCAATTGGGAAACCAGGATTGCAGAACCTCTGGCCATCTTCAACATCATAGCACCATGTCACAGGCATGTTGTCCACAATCCTGTAGATGATACACTGTTATTTTAGTCTTTCAAAATACAGAGGGCAATGTAAATTAAAACAGATTAATATTGATCTAATTATGCTACAGTAGATATTGGAAGACTAAATACAAGAATAAAACTTCTTTCAGATCTCATGTTTTAAAACTGCACCACTTACTTGCATCCCATTTGGAAACTGGGTTTGCAGTATGTAGCTCTGACTGAAATGtcatccttttaaaaaaaatatttctttagaaaGTGGCTTGGAAATGGGAGACTTACTCTGTGACCACCAACACATTCTATTCACTGGACTAATTTCCAAAGTCCCCTCGCCAATACAGGACAAAACATGAAGTTCTTCATTCTACAGATTAACTGTTTCACTATCTTGTCTTTTCAAATGGCCTGAACCATCCACTAAAGCAGCTAAAATGAACTCTGTTTCAAGTTTCTTTATGATAACACAAAAAGACTTCCTAAATATTgcctatacacacacacgtatatatacatacacacaagcacatatacacatatatattcctAAATATAATCAATCATCCAGCAGGTTCTCTCATTGCTTCTCAATGGCAATAGATTTTTCATGGCACaatgcaattttttatttttcattgaagCTGAAGTGTaacttccatttttcatttttgaagtgaaTTCCTAACCAGCTGCAGTTCTGTGAAAGGATGGAATCTTTTGACAGACAGTTTACATAAGAAAAGCCTTTGAACCATTACACGTATGGGAAAGTAGCTGCTTTCAaacctcccctcccctttttttaaacCTCCTTCCTCTATATGACCTCCTCACAAAATTTATATTCATATCTTCTAGAAGTCCTCAACCCAGTAAGTTTACAATTcagttttaatggaaaatttgCAGAGGAACCCCAAGCCCCCATGAGGAATTCCAGGCAATTATGATACAGTAAGATACACCAGTCATGCTACAAACAGTGAGACtgccagaaacaaaaataaactttttaaccATATGAAAAGATATCCAACATGGTCACATCTCCCtttataaaaggaaaggaaaaggcctGTATCTTTACATTATGAAGTTTTTCTTAACGGCTGAAAGATAAatgccaaaataaaataatttaaagaaggATTATAATTCAGAAGCTGCCCTTAGGGCAATATTAATTGCTCAGAGGTATGTTTTTACAGGTCCATTAGTAAGTTTCAAAGATGAAGTCATGGAGCAGCAGTCACTTTTTGTGCATCACTGAACCAAAAAAGACATCCCATTGAAGCTTAACGATACATGTTTTTGTAAAACTTATCAAGCTACTGAATAACCTTTACAATTAAACGTGCCATCATTTTAACCAGTAAGTTATTACTGCCAACAAATACTTGATAATACCTcattagtggggaaaaaaaaaaaaccaaactgacTTCAGGAAACGACCATGAAGAATTATTTAGTCTTTTAGTATGTTGCACATTTTAACACTATTTCTacagtagtatttttttaaaaacgcATCAACAGATAAGAGGTAAAAAGAGTGATTTGTGGTGCCTTTGTTCAGGTAAACATAAGGAGGTCTGCATCATCCCCACCACTAGCTACCAGACAGAAAGTGGCAATGCTCCTAGCTCATACTGACACAGGGGAAGAAGGCAAAGAAAGGCCCTTCCAAAAACACAATTTCCAGGTGCTCAACAGTTTCCAAAGACTCCCACAGAgctctgaacagcagcaacaCCAACCAGATCCTAATCACTTTACCGCACACTACTACGCATAATTAAGTGGCTGATTACAAGCTATTCCAGCAGCAGATTCATTACATTTAGATCATATTTGGAATTTTACCTCCATCATATATGCTGGAGATAGCTCTTGCTTTTGTTAGTATTTTCATTTCACACAGTAAAAACAAGTAAGTCATCAGCCTACTGCAAAAGAGTTGGGTTGTGATAAAGGTTTTCCTTCACATCTTCTGCCGCAAAGACATACTGAGTTGCCTTCAAGCAGCAATGCTGGAACAAATTGATAATTTAAGAAGCAAATCATTTTTCACAGTCAATCTTCAAATTTAAAATGACTTGAAAAGATTATATGTGAGGGGCAAATATGCTATATAAGTGTTCTTATACCCCTCTCTAGAACATCTGGTGATGAAAATTGTCAGACAAGAGATCGGTTTAGCTGTTGAGTCCAATTCAGTATGTCAACTCCCAAGCTTATTAAGTGGCTTTTAAAACCTTAAAAGTACTTTGCACCATCTCTGTTCCCCAGGAATTTTATGATAAATTGAAGCTGGATAATAAACCTCTATTAAATCCTCACTTATGCTACCTTGCTGATCCCTGTACAATATGTCTCTATACCACGTGCCTGGACCATGCATCATTCATTACAAAAGCCAGTCACCTCCACTTTGTGGAGCTATGGTTGAGGGGGCCTGCACTATCCTAACACCTATAAAGGTGGATTTTTCATCTCATGCAATCTAAAGTTCTAGGGCAGCGGAcctagcaaaaaaacccccaacgaACCAACCAAAACCCCACAATGGTGGAAGTGCTATTAAAAAACCCTAAGAATATAAGAATATGTATGGAGCAAGCTATTTTTAAAGGGAGATATTCATATTGAAAAGTGGAGCTGCATCCTACCAGAACTAAAACAGAGTTCTATCGAGTGAGCTGTATAGGCTAAAAAGTATACTTAAACATGTTACCTAAACATATTTGTAAAACAACTtattctgaagggaaaaaaacagtctaaAGTACTTTTACATGTGATTAGTTTTACACAGTTCTGTTACAGTTCCTCTATTAACAATCAGCTTACAGTTTTTGGGTTTTGTTAAAAAATAGTGAATTTGTTTCAAAAAGTGACAGGGTGATAGTCTTGGatactatatttttaatttacatacacatatatatgcacactttTAAAGCTGAAGTTTTATGCCACAACAACATGTAACAGTGAAATTCAAAGTGGTTCAAGTATCAAAAATACATATAGTATTTAATAGGAACATAACCAAATCCAGTATCCCTGCTTATATCTGCATTAGGCTTATACGCCCGAAATCTCTGCAGAAGTAGCTGcatctttcacattttttttattacttcctTGTTCACTTACATAAGCATGCACAGGCCTCTGCTTGTGAACCCTTCTGGCCTAATCTACCAACTTCCAGCTTTGGTAATTTTCAAAAGGTTCCTAGAAAGATTTACATCTGTGAGCCATATTTGATCCCTAAATAGGTCCAATATCAGTTCCCAGGAACAGCAGAAAAAGCACTCACTGCCTTTACAGCATGATTAGCTGTTTCAATACTGAAGAAGCAGAATATGACATTAGAGAATCACATTTTATGACAGAGGCAACATTCAATGTTTCACCTGTGTTTTTACTAACATATCCAGAAAATCATCATCTAATtagatgaaaacagaaatctgtttttGTGAAGCACAGTGTACATATTTGGAATCACATGGGTAACATCAATTAATTATACTCAGGTACTACTTGCAAAGGCATGCCACAGGCAACAACTCTGAGAACATCATGAACAAGTTCTTCCTTCTACAGTTGTACTCAAAGGCTGCTGTTAGCACGGCATACCACCATAAAAAGCGCTACACAAATCCAGATAGTGTGGCCAGATATTTCTTGTGGCAAGAGGGAACTTGCAGGTGAGCATTTCCCAGCTCCTGCATCTGAGTGCCTAGCACCACTAATTCCTAACTGAACCACCAGCATGAGATTCAGCGTACATATTCAGCCCTGCCCACTGTCAGCTCCCACAAGAACAGAACCTTGGCATCGAGGCAGAGGAGTCCTACCACGCTCCTGGACAACCCAAACACAAAAATACCTCTTACAGAGGGACTGAAGGAAGGAACAGGAGAGGAGCAAGTAGGTACGCATTCCTCAAAACTATTTGACTAGTTAATTTTGACTGGCCACCACTCTAAATAAAGCTTTGTCAGAACTGTAGATCCTTACGACTTCTCTCAAGATGGGGCATGATTAACCTTCACATTTAGAGgtgaaaagaaacagcagtattttACAGTAAGTGCAAAGACAGCACAAAGAACACACAAAGCTGTAAGCTTTGAAACAAACTCATTTCCTGGTGCTTattcttcaagcaaaaaaaaaaatgtatatggaGAAGACAAATAAAATAACATCTTTGGCAAGAACAGTAGGGTAACGCATTTAGCCGAAATACCTAGTCTTGAATCTGTATTAACATGCAAATGCAAAGTGATATACTGAATTACTTCTCACCAACATACTAGACTTAACTGATTACGAATTCTGGCATCAACTTACCAGTGATGTTGATAATTCAGTAGCatactttttttcaaaaagtcTAATTTCTGCTTATCTTCTGGCTTCTTGGTATCATAAGTTTTTGTACAAACAGGTTTACAtgtttcctcctttttaaatgtgaactaagaaaaatgaaa from Dromaius novaehollandiae isolate bDroNov1 chromosome 1, bDroNov1.hap1, whole genome shotgun sequence encodes the following:
- the TM9SF2 gene encoding transmembrane 9 superfamily member 2 is translated as MALRRVFIAAALAAAAPPAAAFYLPGLAPVNFCDPGKEKPECQSGIELFVNRLDSVESVLPYEYTAFDFCQAEGKKRPSENLGQVLFGERIEPSPYRFTFKKEETCKPVCTKTYDTKKPEDKQKLDFLKKSMLLNYQHHWIVDNMPVTWCYDVEDGQRFCNPGFPIGCYITEDGRPKDACVINSEFHEKDTFYIFNHVDIKIYYHAVENEALGARLVAAKLEPKSYKHTHPDNPDCSGVPMDISNKANGEVKIAYTYSVTFHEEKNIRWASRWDYILESMPHTHIQWFSIMNSLVIVLFLSGMVAMIMLRTLHKDIARYNQMDSTEDAQEEFGWKLVHGDIFRPPRKGMLLSVFLGSGTQILIMTFVTLFFACLGFLSPANRGALMTCAVVLWVLLGTPAGYVAARFYKSFGGEKWKTNVLLTSFLCPGIVFADFFIMNLILWGEGSSAAIPFGTLVAILALWFCISVPLTFIGAYFGFKKNAIEHPVRTNQIPRQIPEQSFYTKPLPGIIMGGILPFGCIFIQLFFILNSIWSHQMYYMFGFLFLVFIILVITCSEATILLCYFHLCAEDYHWQWRSFLTSGFTAVYFLIYAIHYFFSKLQITGTASTILYFGYTMIMVLIFFLFTGTIGFFACFWFVTKIYSVVKVD